TGGAAACTACCATTCGGTCTATTGTTATTTTTCTCGACGCATGGTCCGTCACCCCTGCAAACAAAGTTGCCATTATTATGGTTATACGTTATATCATTGTTTCCACGTTGGTCCTATACTCAGCTATCTCAGTTTGTGCGTCACCACCACTGCCATGATCATAGTCATTGTGTTCACAATATTGTCCAGTGTGTCTTCCATTGTCTGGACCAGCGCCACTACCATAATCATAGTCATTGTAATCGTTATACAATCCTTTGTTTCTACCAGGTCTATTGTcatattttcccctttccctcccaCGACCTTTCCCACCTCTCTTTTTGTGACCTTTCTTATATTTGCCTCTGtggcccttttttctttttctttcccttccttttcctcttttaccctttttaaattttctatcTTTGCCTCGTCTTCTTTTATGTTTGTCACCTCTATTTTTATTGCGACCTCTTTCCCTTTCTCCCCTTTTTCCTTTAACACTTTTTCTTGCTTCCCCTCTGTTTACTTTGCCCCCGCCTCTCAAGTTTTTTCGATGCCCTTTCTTTGCCCTACGATCAGGAGTATAGTTTGATTTCCCTTGATTCTCCTGTTTTTGAATACTCTTGTTTCTTCTTTGGGTACCATTAACATTTTTCTCccattctttcttcttccttcgtcTTCCCTCGGGATGTAAATCCATCTgagtcccttcttcttctccttcttgtaTTTCCCTTGCAGCCATCGACCTTGCATCGTGTCTTCCCGGAGGCGGCCCAATTTAATTCTACCATTGTCCTTTTCTGCTGCTCTGGTTCCTCCTTCTTCAGAATGTGGCAGCCGTTCGTCCTCCTCTCCAGACGCTTCGCGTTTCTCTCTTAATGACGTCATTAGAGTATACTTgtcgtttcctttaagaatctcCGACCTGACTTTTGAGCTTTTGTCGATGCTCCTTTTCTCTAATTTGGTCCTTACAAATCCACCTGCAAGAACGAGCCAAGGGCCATCGTAAGTCTCATGAAATCTCAACTGAGCTCAGTTGCTCTGAGTTCTGCTACTTCctctcttttaaacattttatgacAAGAGGCTATTTCCAGGTATCTACAGTTCAGTTTGTAGTTGATGAACTCTAATAACTTCTTCAAGAAGTATATTTCAGAATATGGGTTTCATAGTTTTAGATAAGTTTTAAAACGTTTCCAATGCCTAAAATAAGAAATCTCATGACAAAGCTCACCTCTCACATCcacaaatgttaataaaatcgcATCCGCTGACGTCATCAGGCCGATCAGCACAAGCAGAAGCTATATCGACATAACACTGCACTTTTCCTCTATCACAGCTGAAAGATGATTGGCAGTAAATCATAACATACACAAGAGCTTATCACTGCATCCCTGTGTCGCGTCACAAGGAATAGATGCAGAGGGATTAAATTCATTCaagttttttctttgtctttatttGCACTTAATTCTTGCCCCAATATTTATCAGAAATACAGATCATGCACTTCCTCTACTTTTGGCCCCAATCAGATGAAAGGATTTCAGTTAGCAGGAATAGCTACTGTTCCTAGGTGGGGCGGCCCCTCAATGAAATTAGCATTAGGGAATATTTGAAAAAGAACAGAACAAAGAAAGTCAATTAAATACGTCTTATTTTTCAGTATGATAAcataaatgtaaagaaagaattttaacatctgtgtgagagagagagagagagagagagagagatgggggacaAAGGGCGACCTCTGTAAAAACGCTCGcaaggggaaaataaaattttacaaacaaAAACTTCCACATTACCTGCAGCATTGCCCATTCACACGCCACTGGGCAGGAGGGGTATTGCCCAAACTTTGAAGGCAAGCAGCTCCTTCCGGAAGGCTGAACGattctgataatgataataagataataatgatgataattatgccGAAAGAAAGCCGAGTAATTGTTCTACTTCATAAATTTCTATGTATTGCCTTagcaaaaaaatgtaaacatcgtACACACAAGgttacacagaaacacacacacacatacccacacacacacacacataggatatatatatatatatatatatatatatatatatatatatatattatatattgtatataatatgatatgtatagggaatatatatatatatatatatatatatatatatatatatatattatttaaagtaGTATATAATtgagataaaaattattatttaaaatgatttcgtgtgtgtgtgtgtgtgtgtgtgtgtgtgtttcaaataaaaatgttcattacttttttattacacacacacacacacacacacatatatatatatatatatatatatatatatatatatatgtgtgtgtgtgtgtgtgtgtgtgtgtgtgtgtgtgtgtgtgtgtaataagaaagcaatgaacatttttatttgaagcacacacacacacacgcacacacgaaatcattttaaataataattttttatctcaAGTATACACTACATTCTCAACCTCATCTAACttagaattttatattttgaaaaataatgaacattttactaaacgataaaaaatagttatatgattGACATACTTAATATGGGAAGTTATGAAACCCCCAAAATATAACCTAAGAGAAACATAAATTTGATTACTCACTCTGCAGCTGCAACagaagaagcaaaagaaaactgaagaatTTCATGGTACCTTTTAGGACATTTGCCTGTAAAGAAAAAACTGAGATGATATATATGAGATTAGCAAGATTATGCAGACGTGTTAGATAGATGTTTATAAGTTTCTTGTTGCCTTGCCTTTCCACTGACACTGTTGCTCAAAATGGAACCCTATAAATAACCAGACCTGAGGCATTTCACAAGAGCAACAGATAGTACAAATGTCAGATTTGCTTTTGGAAATTATTTCCACCAAAATCACACACCTGAGATTCTTGAGAAGAATCACGGGTGTCAGAACCTATTGACAAAAAAGAAATCTCAGGATGCTCTCatagattaaatataaaaatgttaattattattcTGCTTGCTGCATTGAACTGtagatgtatttatattttttctactaTTGTAGATAAAAAGGTAGCGGTTCAAAGGAAGCGGCTAAAACAATTATCCTCACCTCACACTGTTGCGTCAGGTCAGAGACGAAGGCCAGTTTGCCCTTCAATAGGAAATGGGGAATCTTGACTTCTCTCGCAAATAGAAATCGTGCTCGTGACCAATGTCGTGGTCTGCACTTATCACCAGTCACTAGCAAACTAGAGGCAGTATCCTTTATTTGAAACCTAATGCTTGCTACTTTTCATTCAGCAGTGACTGCTATTGTCAAGAGTTAATGTTATTCACTGTTAGTAGCAACGCATTACTTTAAACATATCCGTGTTCAGGGCAAGAACCGTCACTACTTACCCTTCATTGTTGAAATGTGTGAACAAAGCGAAAAACCACATTGTGTGTCTGACAAAGTCAGTGTTCACCATTTCAGGATGGGTTTCAAGGGTGTTTTTTTATCGACAAAATTTCGTATTTTGCGgtacaaaacgaaaaaaaacggCTGCGAGacggaaaacgaaaaaaaaaaaaaagttcattttaatgcatgagaaatttaaaatattgaattaaagGCGGCTGTGTAGACTAATTTTCTTATCTTCGTACGAAatcatttaatttaaggttaaatttaaatGCAGCAATTAAAAATTTCTAATGTTAAGCATTCACACATAGTAAACATAAGTTCATTAACAATCAatagatggctctgctggcttgcttttttttttactttctacttttattttcggATTGCTTCCTTGGCTCATTCGAGACATCTGGACCGGGGCCGGGCTACAATTTAGTCTTGCTGCTGAGAGCAGCATCtctcctgtgttttttttttttttttttcgtgaccaAGAGGAAAATTGAATAATGGAAGTATCTCCAGAATGCCGAGTACTCGTATAGTTAGCCCACTTCCAGGATTACTTCTCTCGGCCTAGGCTGTAGAGTGAGCAATACTTATCATGCTCAGTTTTCATTAGGACAACAGGACTAGTGACAAATTCCATTCTAACTCTGTTCTAGCTATACTTCCACGTGCAATCGAGGATTACTTGTTGACAGCAAGAAGTGAAGG
This window of the Macrobrachium nipponense isolate FS-2020 chromosome 5, ASM1510439v2, whole genome shotgun sequence genome carries:
- the LOC135215122 gene encoding uncharacterized protein LOC135215122, whose amino-acid sequence is MKFFSFLLLLLLQLQKSFSLPEGAACLQSLGNTPPAQWRVNGQCCSCDRGKVQCYVDIASACADRPDDVSGCDFINICGCERWICKDQIREKEHRQKLKSQVGDS